Proteins encoded by one window of Chondromyces crocatus:
- a CDS encoding outer membrane protein assembly factor BamD, whose amino-acid sequence MNRDDELPPLDDDAASLLRTLQDQSVPGEIVERVRARVDATLALAAPSPDVSGTDSAAGASASASSSSAAPASASSSSVASVASSAGLHAASVKVALVAFALGVGTGVGASRLVAEAPVRVVHEVAYLPAPTPSQTADGVDEATAVVEVPSVLPDAGVGGTDAGRPDAGGATTGRRDRALSEENTLVTRAQSALARGNPGEALEALNEHQRRFPAGQFSQEREAMAIQALARLGRADAARARAATFRARFPDSVLLRTVDAVVSPSP is encoded by the coding sequence ATGAACCGCGACGATGAGCTGCCGCCGCTCGACGACGACGCCGCGTCCCTGCTGCGCACCCTCCAGGACCAGAGCGTTCCAGGAGAGATCGTCGAGCGCGTGCGGGCACGCGTCGACGCGACCCTTGCCCTCGCTGCGCCGTCACCGGACGTGAGCGGGACGGACAGTGCCGCAGGGGCATCAGCCAGCGCGTCATCGTCCTCGGCGGCGCCTGCCAGCGCGTCATCGTCCTCGGTGGCGTCGGTCGCGAGCTCGGCAGGCCTGCACGCGGCCTCGGTGAAAGTTGCGCTGGTCGCCTTTGCGCTGGGCGTGGGGACCGGCGTTGGTGCTTCACGCTTGGTCGCCGAGGCCCCAGTCCGCGTCGTCCACGAGGTGGCGTATCTTCCGGCTCCCACGCCGAGCCAGACCGCGGATGGGGTCGACGAGGCCACGGCTGTCGTCGAGGTGCCGAGCGTCCTTCCGGATGCCGGGGTCGGTGGGACCGATGCCGGTCGTCCCGATGCGGGCGGTGCAACGACGGGCCGTCGAGATCGAGCACTGTCCGAGGAGAATACGCTGGTCACGCGCGCTCAGAGTGCGCTCGCACGAGGGAACCCGGGCGAGGCGCTCGAGGCTTTGAACGAGCACCAGCGACGCTTCCCCGCAGGACAGTTCAGCCAGGAGCGTGAAGCGATGGCAATTCAGGCGCTCGCACGCCTCGGTCGCGCCGATGCGGCTCGCGCACGCGCGGCGACGTTTCGTGCTCGCTTCCCTGACTCGGTGTTGCTCCGAACCGTCGACGCCGTCGTGAGCCCGTCACCGTGA
- a CDS encoding RNA polymerase sigma factor codes for MTGREPPAREQETPLDFDEVFRTRFRYVWNTLRRLGVRVADLEDLTHDVFVVVHRKRDRFDPTRDIRPWLFGIAANVASDYRRRAGHRNELSTAVVDMADPAPRPDCVLEERAKEELVNRALAAVEESRIGVFIMHDVDGVAMPEIVATLGIPLNTGYSRLRLARQDFSAAVKRLRAMSGADR; via the coding sequence GTGACGGGTCGGGAGCCGCCGGCCCGGGAACAAGAAACCCCCTTGGATTTCGACGAGGTGTTTCGCACAAGGTTCCGGTATGTGTGGAATACGCTGCGACGGCTCGGTGTACGCGTTGCGGACCTCGAAGATCTTACCCATGACGTCTTCGTCGTGGTGCATCGGAAACGAGATCGGTTCGACCCCACGCGCGATATCCGACCGTGGTTGTTCGGCATCGCCGCGAACGTGGCATCGGACTACCGGCGCAGAGCAGGCCACCGGAACGAACTCTCCACCGCCGTCGTGGACATGGCGGACCCGGCTCCCCGGCCCGACTGCGTGCTCGAAGAGCGAGCAAAGGAGGAGCTGGTGAACCGCGCGCTCGCCGCCGTCGAGGAATCGCGAATCGGGGTCTTCATCATGCACGATGTCGATGGCGTGGCGATGCCGGAGATCGTCGCCACACTCGGGATCCCTCTGAATACCGGGTACTCTCGACTTCGTCTCGCCAGGCAGGATTTCAGCGCAGCGGTGAAGCGCCTGCGCGCGATGTCTGGAGCCGACCGATGA
- a CDS encoding DUF2760 domain-containing protein translates to MPEPTPLPFATRLWFAWVCFFRVLFDGAFAARAFLAREPAPEPLPPAREPSRLKGKAKAADDDAEKPTEAPTVTAPKKEARQAQEASRQEPRKEPPPDLPAAPPGPPSPEPALQLLALLQREGRLIDFLQQDIASFGDAEIGAAARVIHEGCRKALRDHATVSPVRSEDEGARITIASGYSPAEIKLSGNVGGSPPYTGVLTHRGWRADQIKLPVPVAGHDPHILAPAEVEL, encoded by the coding sequence GTGCCTGAGCCCACGCCCCTGCCCTTCGCCACCCGGCTCTGGTTCGCCTGGGTGTGTTTCTTCCGCGTTCTGTTCGACGGCGCGTTCGCGGCTCGCGCGTTCCTCGCCCGCGAGCCCGCGCCCGAGCCGCTGCCTCCTGCCAGGGAGCCGTCGAGGCTGAAGGGCAAGGCGAAGGCCGCGGACGACGACGCCGAGAAGCCCACCGAAGCGCCCACGGTGACCGCTCCGAAGAAGGAAGCCCGGCAAGCGCAGGAGGCGTCCCGGCAAGAGCCTCGGAAGGAACCGCCTCCGGACCTGCCCGCTGCACCGCCCGGGCCGCCCAGCCCCGAGCCGGCCTTGCAGCTCCTCGCCTTGCTCCAGCGGGAAGGCCGCCTGATCGACTTCCTCCAGCAGGACATCGCCAGCTTCGGTGACGCCGAGATCGGCGCGGCGGCCCGCGTCATCCACGAGGGGTGTCGGAAGGCCTTGCGCGATCACGCCACGGTGTCGCCCGTCCGGAGCGAGGACGAAGGCGCCAGGATCACCATCGCTTCGGGCTACAGCCCCGCCGAGATCAAGCTCAGCGGCAACGTCGGTGGCAGCCCGCCCTACACGGGCGTGCTCACCCACCGCGGCTGGCGCGCCGACCAGATCAAGCTACCCGTACCCGTCGCAGGCCACGACCCCCACATCCTCGCCCCGGCCGAGGTGGAGCTATGA
- a CDS encoding Hsp70 family protein, which yields MSTRYVIGIDLGTTHSALAYAPIHEDPRDTAEIRVLDIPQLVAQGSLDARTLLPSFVYFPPESEGPQALPWDAERRFAVGEHARARGLDAPARLVASAKSWLSHQAIDRRSGVLPLGAPEDIEKISPVEASWRYLEHLGEAWDHVIAKGDPELAFARQEVMLTVPASFDPAARDLTVEAAVAAGIEDVTLLEEPQAAVYSWIAAAGEAWRKQLRPGDVLLIADIGGGTTDFSAIAAVEQDGNLELTRIAVGDHILLGGDNMDLALAHILRIKLEAEGKELDRWQMTALTYAARVAKERLLGDANLGSAPITLAARGSKLLGGSIRTELTREELTRTLVDGFFPVVPASARPATRTRAGLTQLGLPYAQDPAVTRHLAAFLGRQAGATSKLPGFSAEASGALLHPTAVLFNGGVLKGEPLRERLLGTLNEWLTQDGAPPVRVLPAPDLDLAVARGAAAYGLTRHGRGLRIRGGTARAYYVGIEDAVPAVPGIEPPITALCVAPFGMEEGTEAKLPPQELMVVVGEPVQFRFFGSAVRRDDQAGAEVTRWKAGELEELSPIEVTLPTEGRPEGEVVPVHVRASVTEIGTLLLEAIPTNPQKPNERWRVELSVRSES from the coding sequence ATGAGCACTCGTTACGTCATCGGCATCGATCTCGGGACCACCCACTCCGCCCTCGCCTACGCGCCCATCCACGAGGATCCGCGGGACACGGCGGAGATCCGCGTGCTCGACATCCCCCAGCTCGTCGCTCAGGGATCGCTCGACGCGCGCACGCTCTTGCCCTCCTTCGTGTACTTCCCGCCGGAGAGCGAAGGGCCCCAGGCGCTCCCCTGGGACGCCGAGCGCCGCTTCGCCGTGGGCGAGCACGCCCGCGCCCGTGGCCTCGATGCGCCCGCGCGCCTCGTCGCCAGCGCCAAGAGCTGGCTGAGCCACCAGGCCATCGACCGGCGCAGCGGGGTGCTGCCGCTCGGCGCGCCGGAGGACATCGAGAAGATCTCGCCGGTCGAGGCGTCGTGGCGCTACCTGGAGCACCTCGGCGAGGCGTGGGATCACGTGATCGCGAAGGGAGATCCCGAACTCGCTTTCGCCCGCCAGGAGGTGATGCTCACCGTCCCGGCCTCGTTCGATCCCGCCGCGCGCGATCTCACCGTGGAAGCTGCCGTCGCCGCGGGCATCGAGGACGTCACGCTCCTCGAAGAGCCCCAGGCCGCGGTGTACTCCTGGATCGCTGCAGCCGGCGAGGCCTGGCGCAAGCAGCTCCGCCCAGGGGACGTGCTGCTCATCGCCGACATCGGCGGCGGCACCACCGACTTCTCTGCGATCGCTGCCGTCGAGCAGGATGGCAACCTGGAGCTGACCCGCATCGCGGTCGGGGATCACATCCTCCTCGGTGGCGACAACATGGACCTCGCCCTCGCACACATCCTGCGGATCAAGCTCGAAGCCGAGGGCAAGGAGCTGGACCGCTGGCAGATGACGGCGCTCACCTACGCGGCGCGCGTGGCGAAGGAGCGCCTTCTCGGAGACGCGAACCTCGGGTCCGCGCCGATCACCCTCGCCGCCCGCGGCTCGAAGCTGCTCGGTGGCTCGATCCGCACCGAGCTGACGCGCGAGGAGCTGACCCGCACGCTCGTCGACGGCTTCTTCCCCGTCGTCCCTGCGAGCGCACGCCCGGCCACCCGCACACGCGCGGGCCTCACCCAGCTCGGTCTGCCGTACGCGCAGGATCCGGCGGTCACGCGCCACCTCGCGGCGTTCCTGGGACGCCAGGCCGGCGCGACGAGCAAGCTGCCGGGCTTCTCGGCCGAGGCGAGCGGCGCGCTGCTGCACCCCACGGCGGTGCTCTTCAACGGCGGGGTGCTCAAGGGGGAGCCGCTCCGGGAGCGCCTCCTCGGCACGCTCAACGAGTGGCTGACCCAGGACGGCGCGCCTCCGGTGCGGGTACTGCCCGCGCCCGATCTCGATCTCGCCGTCGCCCGGGGCGCCGCAGCCTACGGTCTCACCCGCCATGGCCGTGGTCTGCGCATCCGCGGCGGCACGGCGCGCGCGTACTACGTGGGCATCGAGGACGCGGTCCCCGCCGTGCCGGGGATCGAGCCGCCGATCACCGCGCTGTGCGTCGCGCCGTTCGGGATGGAGGAAGGGACGGAGGCGAAGCTGCCGCCGCAAGAGCTGATGGTCGTGGTGGGCGAGCCCGTGCAGTTCCGGTTCTTCGGCTCCGCCGTGCGCCGCGACGATCAGGCCGGCGCCGAGGTGACGCGCTGGAAGGCGGGTGAGCTGGAAGAGCTCTCGCCGATCGAGGTGACGCTCCCGACCGAGGGGCGGCCCGAGGGCGAGGTCGTCCCGGTGCACGTGCGCGCGTCGGTGACCGAGATCGGGACGCTCCTTCTGGAGGCGATCCCGACGAACCCGCAGAAGCCCAACGAGCGCTGGCGCGTCGAGCTGTCGGTCCGCTCGGAGTCGTGA
- a CDS encoding formylglycine-generating enzyme family protein, translating to MRFRGAISGAALSLVGMTIGGCSGAPEHPAAPVTAKAAPAATPETSVTPEAPAAPPAAPEASATPSAVEPPPPPPSRCPANMVEVPGGEFSMGKAKQKVTVAPFCLDVNETTADEYAACVKGGGCDENRVKVCDGATYGKPELGKHPMVCVDFNQAEAYCKAQQKRLVSTEEWEWAARGGTEDRYYPWGNDEPGDQACWGGKAGTRALSCEVGSFPQGDSPLGIHDLGGNVYEWTTAASDKTSTVRQGRGGSWRDSAKDLFRNDRPFIFKTTYRCGFLGIRCATTPE from the coding sequence ATGCGATTTCGTGGTGCGATCTCCGGTGCAGCGCTCTCGCTCGTCGGGATGACGATCGGGGGATGCTCCGGTGCTCCCGAGCACCCCGCGGCGCCAGTCACCGCGAAGGCGGCTCCAGCAGCGACGCCCGAGACGAGCGTGACGCCAGAAGCACCGGCGGCCCCCCCTGCGGCCCCGGAAGCGAGCGCGACACCGAGCGCCGTCGAGCCTCCGCCCCCTCCCCCCTCCCGCTGTCCAGCGAACATGGTCGAGGTCCCTGGCGGCGAGTTCTCGATGGGCAAGGCGAAGCAGAAGGTCACCGTCGCGCCGTTCTGCCTGGATGTGAACGAGACGACCGCCGACGAGTACGCGGCGTGCGTGAAGGGCGGCGGCTGCGACGAGAACCGGGTCAAGGTCTGCGATGGTGCGACGTACGGGAAGCCGGAGCTCGGCAAGCACCCGATGGTCTGCGTCGACTTCAACCAGGCCGAGGCCTATTGCAAGGCGCAGCAGAAGCGCCTCGTGAGCACCGAGGAGTGGGAATGGGCGGCGCGCGGGGGGACGGAGGACCGGTACTACCCGTGGGGCAACGACGAGCCAGGGGACCAGGCCTGCTGGGGCGGAAAGGCGGGAACGCGCGCGCTGTCGTGCGAGGTCGGCAGCTTCCCGCAAGGGGACAGCCCGCTGGGCATCCACGATCTCGGCGGCAATGTCTACGAATGGACGACGGCGGCCTCGGACAAGACGAGCACGGTCCGCCAGGGGCGCGGAGGGAGCTGGAGAGACAGCGCGAAGGATCTCTTCCGCAACGATCGCCCCTTCATCTTCAAGACGACCTACCGCTGCGGCTTCCTCGGGATCCGCTGCGCGACGACACCGGAATGA
- a CDS encoding DUF4360 domain-containing protein yields the protein MSFMANRKCIGLLATAAMAMAGVMIPSVASADPDVRIDRITLRGPACPEGTAYVEVTPDRQAFVITYDEFHASAGPGVPPQESVKGCTALIDLDFPPGWSWTISSIAYSGSAQLDQRVAGRFSARLSFPGQRPVMKEVRMLGPTPPGGQDFDLLGDYDIFAWSPCGLKRPMTALATVQVDNSADRHRGGVVRVSQETGAFQMVFHVDWRRCR from the coding sequence ATGAGTTTCATGGCGAACCGCAAGTGCATCGGCCTCCTCGCCACAGCGGCGATGGCCATGGCCGGCGTCATGATCCCCAGCGTCGCGAGCGCAGATCCCGACGTGAGGATCGATCGAATCACGCTCAGAGGGCCTGCTTGTCCCGAGGGGACGGCGTACGTGGAGGTGACGCCCGATCGACAGGCCTTCGTCATCACCTATGACGAATTTCACGCCTCGGCGGGGCCCGGTGTGCCACCGCAGGAGAGCGTGAAGGGTTGCACCGCGCTGATCGACCTGGACTTCCCGCCTGGCTGGTCATGGACGATCTCCAGCATCGCTTACAGCGGCAGCGCGCAGCTGGATCAGCGCGTGGCGGGTCGGTTCAGCGCCCGGCTCAGCTTCCCTGGGCAGCGCCCGGTGATGAAGGAGGTCCGCATGCTGGGGCCAACCCCTCCAGGTGGACAGGACTTCGATCTCCTGGGCGATTACGACATCTTCGCGTGGTCCCCCTGCGGCCTGAAGCGCCCGATGACGGCCCTCGCGACCGTCCAGGTGGACAACTCGGCAGACCGTCATCGGGGCGGCGTCGTGCGCGTCTCCCAGGAGACGGGCGCCTTCCAGATGGTCTTCCACGTCGACTGGAGGCGCTGCCGCTGA
- a CDS encoding DUF4360 domain-containing protein — MKTTIAVAFAGALLAGSAHAEEDRDDARPAFLDSMPRPTVKRVSATGEGCPVSSAVSASFSGDASRLTLRFGEGQMTARVGPGIPTEDVLSACELQLVLGIPRGYRVAIQQATYQGFADMDPGTLAFHSTRYWFLGTRAPARMATLQGGKSREPYTLNASFGPTAVSSFCGSQRPLFINVAVGVTTLGNPSRHAMVVLGGRDREVSYRLDWTQCPSE, encoded by the coding sequence ATGAAAACTACGATCGCGGTGGCCTTCGCAGGGGCCTTGCTTGCAGGGAGCGCACACGCCGAGGAAGATCGGGACGACGCGCGCCCCGCGTTCCTCGACAGCATGCCGCGCCCCACGGTGAAGCGCGTCTCGGCGACGGGAGAGGGGTGCCCGGTGTCGTCCGCCGTCTCTGCCTCGTTTTCCGGTGACGCGAGCCGACTCACGCTCCGCTTCGGTGAAGGTCAGATGACCGCGCGGGTGGGGCCCGGGATCCCCACCGAAGACGTGCTCAGCGCTTGCGAACTCCAGCTCGTGCTCGGCATTCCACGGGGTTATCGCGTCGCGATTCAGCAAGCGACCTACCAGGGCTTCGCCGACATGGATCCGGGGACCCTGGCATTCCACTCGACGCGCTACTGGTTCCTGGGCACCCGCGCGCCAGCGCGCATGGCGACCCTCCAGGGCGGCAAATCCCGCGAGCCCTACACGCTGAACGCCAGCTTCGGCCCCACCGCCGTATCGTCCTTCTGCGGGTCACAGCGACCGCTCTTCATCAACGTGGCGGTCGGGGTGACCACCCTGGGGAATCCGAGCCGTCACGCGATGGTCGTGCTCGGCGGACGTGACCGCGAGGTCTCGTACCGACTCGACTGGACGCAATGCCCCAGCGAATGA
- a CDS encoding cytochrome-c peroxidase: MRSLLTLFPVLAIAASLAACDRGQEQSGPSGATPAPSQTSSAASDVKPAAAKKAFIDPEELKKLKVLPARMDSDTNPISDAKIKLGRMLYYETRLSKNHDVSCNSCHDLAAYGVDGKAFSPGHKGQLGGRSSPTSYNAGNHVAQFWDGRANTLEDQAKGPILNPVEMAMPDEKSVLAVVTSIKEYVDLFKEAFPDDKEPVSYDNLAKAIGAFERGLVTPSRFDKFLAGDEKALTDEEREGLAKYLSVGCQSCHDGEALGGTTYQKLGKMNAYADLKDFGRFDHTKKDGDKFFFRVPSLRNIAKTGPYYHDGSIATLDEAVNTMAWHQLGVKLKADEVKSIVTFLNALTGDLPTDYIKQPELPKSGPKTPKADPT, encoded by the coding sequence ATGCGATCCCTTCTAACCCTCTTTCCGGTCCTCGCGATTGCAGCGTCACTCGCTGCATGCGATCGCGGTCAGGAGCAGAGCGGCCCGTCCGGCGCGACCCCTGCTCCCTCGCAAACGTCGTCGGCTGCGAGCGATGTGAAGCCCGCTGCGGCAAAGAAGGCGTTCATCGATCCGGAGGAGCTCAAGAAGCTCAAGGTCCTGCCTGCGCGTATGGACTCGGACACGAACCCCATCAGCGACGCGAAGATCAAGCTCGGGAGGATGCTCTATTACGAGACCCGCCTCTCGAAGAACCACGACGTCTCCTGCAATTCCTGCCACGACCTGGCGGCCTACGGCGTCGACGGCAAGGCGTTCTCGCCGGGTCACAAGGGGCAGCTCGGCGGCCGCAGCTCACCGACCAGCTACAACGCGGGCAACCACGTCGCCCAGTTCTGGGACGGTCGCGCGAACACCCTGGAGGATCAGGCCAAGGGACCGATCCTCAATCCGGTCGAGATGGCCATGCCGGACGAGAAGAGCGTCCTCGCGGTGGTGACCTCGATCAAGGAGTACGTCGACCTGTTCAAGGAGGCGTTCCCGGACGACAAGGAGCCGGTCTCCTACGACAACCTCGCCAAGGCGATCGGCGCGTTCGAGCGCGGTCTGGTCACCCCGTCGCGGTTCGACAAGTTCCTGGCCGGGGACGAGAAAGCCCTCACGGACGAGGAGCGCGAAGGGCTCGCCAAGTACCTCTCCGTCGGGTGCCAGAGCTGCCACGATGGCGAGGCGCTCGGCGGCACGACGTACCAGAAGCTCGGCAAGATGAACGCCTACGCCGATCTGAAGGACTTCGGGCGCTTCGACCACACGAAGAAGGACGGCGACAAGTTCTTCTTCCGCGTCCCCTCGCTGCGCAACATCGCCAAGACCGGCCCCTACTACCACGATGGGTCGATCGCGACGCTGGACGAGGCCGTGAACACCATGGCCTGGCACCAGCTCGGGGTGAAGCTCAAGGCAGACGAGGTGAAGAGCATCGTCACCTTCCTGAACGCGCTCACCGGCGATCTGCCCACCGACTACATCAAGCAGCCAGAGCTGCCGAAGAGCGGTCCGAAGACGCCCAAGGCCGACCCGACCTGA
- a CDS encoding VOC family protein has translation MTKLLINIDVDDLARAVDFYTRAFELTVGRRFGDGGVELLGGTSPIYLLLKPAGTAPSAAAGSVARARDYGRHWTPVHLDVAVDDLEAAVKRAEAAGATLEQPIVASGWGRMALLADPFGHGFCVLQFEGEGYDAIATGRG, from the coding sequence ATGACCAAGCTGCTCATCAACATCGACGTCGACGACCTCGCGCGGGCCGTCGACTTCTACACACGGGCCTTCGAGCTGACGGTGGGTCGCCGCTTCGGGGACGGGGGGGTCGAGCTGCTCGGCGGGACCTCACCGATCTACCTGCTCCTCAAGCCCGCTGGGACGGCTCCGAGCGCCGCAGCAGGCAGCGTCGCCAGGGCACGGGACTACGGGCGCCACTGGACGCCGGTGCACCTCGACGTCGCGGTCGACGATCTGGAGGCGGCAGTGAAGCGGGCCGAGGCCGCCGGCGCCACCCTCGAGCAGCCCATCGTGGCGTCGGGCTGGGGGCGCATGGCGCTGCTGGCGGATCCCTTCGGCCATGGCTTCTGTGTGCTCCAGTTCGAGGGGGAGGGGTACGACGCGATCGCCACCGGCCGCGGCTGA